In Malus sylvestris chromosome 15, drMalSylv7.2, whole genome shotgun sequence, a single genomic region encodes these proteins:
- the LOC126603301 gene encoding 70 kDa peptidyl-prolyl isomerase-like, whose amino-acid sequence MEVEKGTNLSDIENDLDEEPGEVIESAPPLEVGEERELGSSGIKKKLLKRGHGYEAPEFGDEATVHYVGTLLDGTKIESTRDGDDPLTIKLGEGRVVKGLDYAVVTMKKGEIALFTLPAELGYDNAAVRYEVELVSWIRVVDLSRDGGIVKKIVEKGERNELPGDLDEVIVKYRAALADGTVVAETPEEGIEFYVKDGHFCPALPKAIKTMKRGEKAKLIVQPRYAFREEGRDANEGFNSIPPSSVLNIDTELVSFKPVIDVTGDAKVLKKILKEGEGAWTANEGASVTVSYIARLEDGTVFDKKGVDGEQPLEFIIDEEQVIAGLDRAVATMKKGELAILTIHPDFGFGSVEVRRDLAVVPPCSNVFFEVEMLDFIREKAPWEMSNQERLEAAGKKKEEGNLLFKKGKLQQAGKKYDKAADYVSEDGNFGDDESKLARTLRMLCWLNGAACSLKLNDFQEAIKLCSKVLDIEFHNVKALYRRAQAYMEIADLVLAELDIKKALEVDPHNREVKLIEKNLKRLQVESDKRDAKLYTNIFGRATKKLKVEDEKR is encoded by the exons ATGGAGGTTGAGAAAGGCACAAACCTGTCGGACATCGAGAACGACCTCGACGAGGAACCCGGCGAGGTGATCGAATCGGCACCGCCTCTCGAAGTCGGCGAAGAGAGAGAGCTCGGTAGCTCCGGCATCAAGAAGAAGCTCCTCAAGCGCGGCCATGGCTACGAAGCCCCTGAGTTCGGCGACGAAGCCACTG TGCACTATGTTGGGACTTTGCTTGATGGGACGAAGATCGAGTCCACTAGAGATGGAGACGATCCTCTCACTATTAAGCTCGGTGAGGGCCGAGTGGTGAAGGGTTTGGATTATGCAGTCGTGACTATGAAAAAGGGAGAGATTGCATTATTCACATTACCTGCTGAGTTGGGCTATGACAATGCTGCTGTTCGATATGAAGTTGAGCTCGTTTCATGGATTAGGGTGGTGGATTTGAGCAGAGATGGTGGGATTGTTAAGAAGATTGtggagaaaggagagaggaaCGAGCTGCCTGGTGATCTGGATGAAGTTATTG TCAAGTATCGTGCGGCGTTGGCTGATGGCACTGTTGTTGCAGAAACGCCAgaagaaggaattgaattcTATGTGAAAGATG GTCATTTTTGTCCAGCATTGCCAAAAGCGATCAAGACAATGAAAAGGGGAGAGAAGGCCAAATTAATTGTTCAGCCTCGGT ATGCCTTTCGAGAGGAGGGGAGGGATGCGAACGAGGGGTTTAATTCTATCCCTCCAAGTTCTGTGCTCAATATTGACACAGAGTTGGTGTCTTTCAAGCCTGTTATTGACGTTACAGGTGATGCCAAGGTACTAAAGAAGATCTTGAAAGAAGGGGAAGGCGCATGGACTGCTAATGAAGGTGCAAGTGTTACTG TTAGCTATATAGCTAGGCTTGAAGACGGCACTGTCTTTGACAAAAAGGGAGTAGATGGAGAGCAGCCTTTGGAGTTTATCATAGATGAAG AACAAGTGATTGCTGGTTTAGACCGAGCAGTTGCAACAATGAAAAAGGGAGAGCTGGCAATACTGACTATACATCCTGATTTTGGATTTGGAAGCGTTGAAGTAAGGCGGGACCTGGCTGTTGTACCACCATGTTCGAATGTCTTCTTTGAAGTTGAAATGTTAGATTTTATCAGG gaaaaagcaCCATGGGAAATGAGTAATCAAGAGAGACTTGAGGCAGcaggaaagaagaaagaggaaggcaACCTTCTCTTTAAAAAGGGAAAGCTTCAACAAGCAGGGAAAAAATATGATAAG GCTGCTGATTATGTTAGTGAAGATGGAAACTTTGGGGATGATGAGTCGAAGCTAGCTAGAACACTGCGAATGTTATGTTGGTTGAACGGTGCAGCATGTAGCCTAAAACTAAATGACTTTCAGGAAGCGATCAAGCTATGTTCAAAG GTACTAGATATCGAGTTCCACAATGTAAAAGCCTTGTACAGACGGGCACAAGCGTATATGGAAATTGCAGATTTGGTCTTGGCTGAATTAGACATCAAGAAAGCTCTTGAGGTTGATCCTCATAACAG GGAGGTCAAGCTGATTGAGAAGAACTTGAAACGACTTCAAGTTGAAAGCGACAAGAGGGATGCTAAGCTCTACACAAACATCTTTGGACGAGCTACAAAG AAATTGAAAGTCGAGGACGAGAAAAGATGA